A window of Verrucomicrobiota bacterium genomic DNA:
CTCTTCACCTATCCCATGAAACAAAATCCCATGATCCGGATCGGCACCCTCGTCCCAGGGGATAAAGCCGTTCCTTATATCAAACAAATCCTGCCCCACGGATTCGAATCTTTCCAGCTCACCTGCTGGCCAAACTGGGGCATTACCGACCTGAAAAAAACGGCTGAGGAACTCAAACCCGTGCTGGAAGGCTCCGGTGCCATTATTGATTCCCTCGGACCTTTTGGTAATCCACTCATGGACCCCGCCACGGCCAAAGCCTTTGAGCAAGCCATCGATGCCGCTGAATATTTCGGGGCCACCACAGTCTGCGGTTTTGCCGGGCGGATCACGGATAAACCCATCCCTGAGTCCATCCCGAAATTTAAGGAAGTCTTTGGACCCCTCGCCAAACGTGCTGCCGATAAAGGCATCAAAATCGGGTTCGAGAATTGCCCCATGGGCGGAGACTGGTCCCGCGGGGACTGGAATATCGCCCATAATCCTATGGCGTGGGAACTCATGTTCGACGCGCTCGGGAACCCTGATCATGTCGGGCTGGAATGGGAGCCCTGCCATCAAATGGGCCAGCTCATCGACCCGATGGCTCAACTGC
This region includes:
- a CDS encoding sugar phosphate isomerase/epimerase, whose amino-acid sequence is MKQNPMIRIGTLVPGDKAVPYIKQILPHGFESFQLTCWPNWGITDLKKTAEELKPVLEGSGAIIDSLGPFGNPLMDPATAKAFEQAIDAAEYFGATTVCGFAGRITDKPIPESIPKFKEVFGPLAKRAADKGIKIGFENCPMGGDWSRGDWNIAHNPMAWELMFDALGNPDHVGLEWEPCHQMGQLIDPMAQLRQWSQKIVHVHGKDSSIYWDIIKKEGIGGGGPRHWFHHRTPGFGDTNWTDIISELLLAGYRGSIDIEGWHDNIYKDALEMTGQVHGLNYLKSCRPDYTQNPQ